The following proteins are co-located in the Acidicapsa acidisoli genome:
- a CDS encoding glycoside hydrolase family 55 protein gives MKRFVLSLSIIYLFCTVAISQTVVSGPATSVNGTLSAVACGTASTSLAPSWCPKTGTQDIGNWINAACATYKNGGTVIIPAAASPYLFSTPIVINGTCNIEGQSKDGSVLKFTAASGTAITINGASGPNTAGWGIRDLSLLGPGTTGNSNTAIGLQVNIQGFKAKDIAVGGYIPNTSTTAQFHIGLTFGNNSFDDSFDTVAIGTNDINLYYAESLSNSGESISCINCTIANGAQSDGTATGQNCIQILGASGGSSAEFFFFAPRIDGCQVVIGTNPMQVVFEAPHFEDVQSKMDYPFVVINSSNNSDVTMVSPTFFVDASTYTATSLVQLEGNAHLSLPSGATYFGYGGTSQPTIAPFYVSSAGNAQLSLSGIFSGNINGKFPKSVGTNSQSLLYSSDGRNVPIVHIQTPGSSKTIYVPSSGGTFVAAEPPNTTQPNLLLSGEYRLSYIGRNRTDLWDIYVGSGPYAASGELTVLSHYGNAQVITPEILGNAVAGSQTSAQLGVTIANQGGNPGTLTVQWIGDGFSEQNILPENTAAFPHVIPSAPYVASNIPLVQTGTTGSIGGSALAAGACATGTVALATSATGHTAIATESDGSFIGGNFTVRATVSETTATVNVCAVIAGTPKEKTYNVTVF, from the coding sequence CTGTGGCGATTTCCCAGACCGTTGTATCTGGGCCAGCCACGAGCGTCAACGGGACACTGAGCGCGGTCGCCTGCGGCACGGCTTCCACGTCTCTCGCGCCCTCGTGGTGCCCAAAGACGGGAACGCAGGATATTGGCAATTGGATCAACGCAGCGTGCGCGACCTATAAGAATGGCGGTACAGTAATTATCCCGGCTGCCGCTTCTCCCTATCTATTTTCCACTCCGATTGTCATTAACGGCACTTGCAATATCGAAGGTCAGAGCAAGGATGGTTCTGTCCTCAAGTTCACCGCGGCCAGTGGAACTGCTATCACGATCAACGGAGCATCGGGTCCGAACACGGCCGGGTGGGGAATACGAGACCTTAGCCTGCTTGGACCCGGTACGACAGGAAACTCGAACACAGCCATTGGGCTTCAGGTAAATATTCAGGGCTTCAAGGCGAAGGATATCGCAGTCGGAGGCTATATCCCGAATACGAGCACCACGGCACAGTTTCACATCGGCCTGACCTTCGGGAACAATTCCTTCGATGACTCGTTCGACACGGTGGCCATCGGAACGAACGATATCAACCTCTACTATGCGGAGAGCCTGAGCAATTCCGGCGAGAGCATCTCCTGCATCAACTGCACAATTGCCAACGGAGCACAATCGGACGGCACGGCTACGGGTCAGAATTGCATTCAGATTCTCGGGGCTTCTGGAGGCAGCAGTGCCGAATTCTTTTTCTTTGCGCCCAGAATTGATGGGTGTCAGGTCGTTATTGGCACGAATCCGATGCAGGTTGTCTTTGAGGCGCCACACTTCGAGGATGTGCAGAGCAAGATGGATTATCCCTTCGTCGTTATAAATTCATCCAATAACAGCGACGTGACGATGGTTTCTCCGACGTTCTTTGTGGATGCTTCGACTTACACCGCAACCAGCCTGGTACAGCTTGAGGGCAACGCGCATCTTAGCCTTCCTTCAGGCGCGACCTACTTCGGATATGGCGGAACGTCTCAGCCTACGATCGCCCCGTTCTATGTGAGCAGCGCGGGAAATGCGCAACTCAGCCTCTCCGGGATATTTTCCGGCAACATCAACGGGAAGTTCCCGAAGTCCGTCGGAACTAATTCGCAATCGCTTCTGTATTCGAGCGACGGAAGGAATGTTCCGATCGTGCATATTCAGACGCCAGGGTCATCGAAGACCATCTACGTTCCAAGCAGCGGCGGTACTTTCGTAGCTGCAGAACCGCCGAATACGACGCAGCCAAACCTCCTTCTCTCTGGCGAGTATCGCCTAAGCTACATCGGCAGAAACCGCACCGACCTTTGGGATATCTACGTTGGTTCCGGCCCATATGCAGCCTCTGGAGAGCTTACGGTTCTGTCTCACTATGGAAATGCACAGGTCATTACCCCGGAGATCCTGGGTAACGCGGTGGCGGGCTCCCAGACTTCAGCCCAGCTTGGCGTAACGATTGCAAATCAAGGCGGCAACCCGGGGACATTGACCGTCCAATGGATCGGAGACGGCTTCTCGGAGCAGAACATCCTCCCGGAGAACACGGCGGCGTTCCCCCATGTGATTCCTTCGGCACCTTACGTGGCAAGCAATATCCCGCTCGTGCAGACCGGGACGACAGGATCGATTGGCGGATCAGCTTTGGCTGCGGGCGCTTGCGCGACTGGAACCGTGGCGCTCGCGACCTCAGCCACTGGGCACACGGCGATTGCAACCGAAAGCGATGGTTCGTTTATCGGAGGTAATTTCACTGTGCGCGCCACGGTATCGGAAACCACGGCCACCGTAAATGTCTGCGCTGTGATTGCGGGGACGCCGAAAGAGAAAACTTACAACGTGACCGTGTTCTAG